The following are encoded in a window of Impatiens glandulifera chromosome 5, dImpGla2.1, whole genome shotgun sequence genomic DNA:
- the LOC124940674 gene encoding alcohol dehydrogenase class-3, with amino-acid sequence MATQGQIITCKAAVAWEPNKPLSIEDVQVAPPQAGEVRIQILYTALCHTDAYTWSGKDPEGLFPCILGHEAAGIVESVGEGVTELQAGDHVIPCYQAECKECKFCKSGKTNLCGKIRAYTGVGVMMNDGKSRFSIKGVPIYHFMGTSTFSQYTVVHDVSVAKINPVAPLDKVCLLGCGVPTGLGAVWNTAKVEAGSIVAIFGLGTVGLAVAEGARTAGASRIIGIDLDSKKFETAKNFGVTEFLNPKEHEKPIQQVIVDLTDGGVDYSFECIGNVSVMRAALECCHKGWGTSVIVGVAASGQEISTRPFQLVTGRVWKGTAFGGFKSRSQVPWLVEKYVNKEIKVDEYITHNLSLGEINNAFDLMHEGACLRCVLKMDD; translated from the exons CCGCCGTTGCTTGGGAGCCGAATAAGCCATTGTCGATTGAGGACGTCCAGGTTGCTCCTCCTCAAGCAGGCGAAGTGAGAATTCAGATCCTCTACACTGCTCTCTGTCATACTGATGCTTACACTTGGAGTGGCAAG GACCCTGAGGGCCTTTTCCCATGTATTCTTGGTCATGAAGCTGCAGG GATTGTTGAAAGTGTTGGTGAAGGAGTAACTGAACTTCAGGCGGGAGACCATGTGATTCCTTGTTACCAAGCTGAATGCAAGGAGTGCAAGTTCTGTAAATCAGGGAAGACTAATCTATGTGGAAAAATTAGGGCTTATACGGGTGTTGGAGTAATGATGAATGATGGAAAAAGTCGGTTTTCAATCAAGGGAGTTCCGATTTACCACTTCATGGGAACTTCAACTTTTAGTCAGTACACTGTTGTTCATGATGTCAGTGTTGCGAAGATTAATCCAGTAGCCCCTCTAGACAAAGTTTGCCTTCTTGGTTGTGGTGTTCCAACTG GTCTTGGAGCAGTCTGGAATACGGCAAAAGTGGAAGCAGGTTCCATAGTCGCTATTTTTGGGCTTGGGACTGTTGGTCTTGCA GTTGCTGAAGGTGCACGGACAGCTGGTGCATCACGAATAATTGGTATTGACCTTGACAGCAAAAAGTTTGAAACAG CCAAGAACTTTGGAGTTACAGAGTTTTTGAATCCGAAGGAGCATGAGAAACCGATACAGCAGGTTATTGTGGATCTAACTGACGGTGGGGTTGACTACAGTTTTGAGTGTATCGGAAATGTTTCAGTGATGAGGGCTGCATTGGAGTGCTGTCACAAG GGATGGGGTACATCTGTTATTGTTGGTGTTGCTGCTTCGGGTCAAGAGATATCGACTCGTCCTTTCCAGCTAGTGACAGGCCGTGTTTGGAAAGGAACTGCTTTTGGTGGCTTCAAAAGTCGTTCCCAAGTACCATGGCTTGTGGAAAAATACGTGAATAAG GAAATCAAGGTTGATGAGTACATAACCCACAATTTGTCTCTCGGTGAGATCAACAATGCTTTTGACTTGATGCATGAAGGGGCCTGCCTTCGTTGTGTCCTCAAAATGGATGACTGA